Part of the Cervus elaphus chromosome 18, mCerEla1.1, whole genome shotgun sequence genome is shown below.
GGTGCTTACATGTAACCGGTTTGGCTGGAGTTGTAAGGAGAGCTGGGGCGGGGCTGTGGAGAGGACTACAGCACAGCCCAGATCGGGCAGTGAGGACGGACAGGCTGCTGTTCCCAGGTTCCTGGGCTCTGACTGCCACAGGAGATTCATGACTACCGTGAATGCCTCATCCCAGCTCGCTCTCTCCTCAGGGCATTTTGCTCTCTCCCATCAATTCCCACAACTCTTCGGCTCCAAATTCTGGGCCCTGTCCCCTCACAGGGCGTGTAGAAACTTCTAATCCCtgtcagctaatttggaaaacataCATTTGCATCCTTATTCCAATCTAGGATTGAGACATACATTTTCCCCcctaaactttaaactttttattttgtattggggtatagctgattaacaatgttgtggtagtttcagtggaacagtgaagggattcagccatacatatacatacgtatccattctcccccaaaccctgctCCCATCCAGGTTGGCATAtaacattgaatagagttccatggaggcatactttttaaaaagtaataataattaagAAGTTTTGCTAAACAAAAGCATTGTCTATCTCTGGGCATCTACCCCAGTGATGTAACCCACAAGCGGGCACAactaaattatgatttttttactGTAATACATCTCAGATCAATATCTTAAGCATGACTCTGTcctgcttttgttgttcagttgttcagtcatgtccatctctttgcgacaccatggcctacagcacacagggcttccctgtctttcactatctcccagagtttgctcaaactcatatccattgagtcaatgatgccatccagccatctcatctctgtcatccccttctcctctggccctcaataattcccagcattagggtctttcacaatgaatcggctctttgcatcaggtgggccaaagtattggagcttcagcatcagtctttccagtgaatattcagggctgatttcctttaggattgactggcttgatctccttgcagtccaaaggacttaagagtcttctccaataccacagttcaaaagcatcaattcttcggtgctcagctttctttatggtccaactctcacatccatacatgactactggaaaaaccgtagctttgactagaccgacctttgttgacaaagtaaggtctctgttttttaatactctCTTCCTGCTCTAAATAGAGAAATTCCAGGACCAAAGAAAGGTGAGGAATGGTGTGGTGGGGAAATCTTTCCCATGGCTTTGGCTTTGTTGGTGATTTCATTTGTCTCTTCAGGGGCTACACTGAGAGGCTGGCCCTGGATCCTGATTGCCCTTCTGCCAGAGAGACACATGCAGCCGAAGATGAATTTGGGGAAAGCAGCCGCTTGCTTCTTGAACCATGGAAAAGCAGGGCTGCAGTGAGATGGAAATAGTCTCATCAGAGTCTCACTCCTTCATCAAGTTGTTGAAAGTCAACCGGGAGCATCTGGTCACTCACATCCGAAACACTCAGTGTCTGCTGGACAACTTGCTGCAGAATGACTACTTCTCCACTGAGGATGCAGAGATCGTGTGTGCCTGCCCCACGCAGCCCGACAAGGTGCTGGTGACGGGAATGCCAGCTCTGGTGGCCAGACAGGGCTTCTTCCCATTGACGTGGGTGAAAAGCTTTGAGTTCAGTACATTGGGTggttatttacagaacagaaattacATATTTCATTTCTGTGATCATGACACAGCAAACTCCTCTGATCCACTCCATTCTCCTTGCTGTGTGTACTGGTTCTCAGACACCAATTCACTTTAAATTAGTGaattctttggaaagaaagtgagCATGAAACGCTAGCCATGCTACCCCCTTCCGTGCCTGTTAAACCCTGGAGAGCTGCTCACTGCTGGGTATGGCTCTGAGAATGGCCTTCAGTTCTGATTGAGGAATAGCTGCATTGTAACCCAGATCCACAGTAAAGAATTTCTTACACTTCACTGTGGGGAGTCTTCACAGCCCTTGGTTTCACTTTAACTTTGTGTCCTGTTCATTAAAATAGAATGGAGGGACCAAAACCTCCTTCTTGGGGAGAGGAGTGACAGAATTCATTTGTAATGAATGAAGCccctgctggggcttccctggtggctcagttggtaaagaatcttcctgcaatgcaggcgatcctggtttcatccctgggtcaagaagatcccctggagaaggaaatggcaacccactccagtattcttgcctgggaaatcccatggacagaggacagaggagcctggtgggctgtagtccaatggggtcgcaagagttgaacacggcttagtgactaaaccatcggCAGCACCTGCTGGGCTCAGAAAAGACCAGAAAGGTTTCTGAGAAAAGCACAAAAGAACactgttgtgatttttttcccttgaatttttAATACGACAGAAAACTTTCTTAAGGTACACCTTACATAGGAGTCTGCTGTCCGTTTGCTCTGTGGCTCACCACCCACCTCATTGTGCCTAATGGATGATTTTCTGCCCTCAGCTCTCATTCCCCGAGAGCAGTAATAGGTTAAGAGGGAAaagaagaggtgggaaaagaAATTCCAGGGGTGGGCCTGACCCCAGTTGTGAGTCTGACCTTTTTATTTTTAGGCTCGTGGAAGCCTCTGTTTTCCTAGAGCCGTGCAGTTGGTTTCTTGCTCAGGAGGTCTGTTTCACAGATCCTGGGCCTTCAGGCTATAGCATCTCACACTGGCTGGGTGGACAGTCAAGCTCGAGGCTGAAGAGCTCAGAGCCCTGCATGTGGGCCCCTCTGGGGGGTGGACAACCCTAGCACTGGCCCTCACCCTCCTGCTTGCACCCCACTAGGTCCGCAGAATTCTGGACCTGGTACAGAGCAAGGGCGAGGAGGTGTCCGAGTTCTTCCTCTACGTGCTCCAGCAACTCGCAGATGCGTATGTGGATCTCAGGCCTTGGCTGTCAGAGATCGGCTTCTCCCCTTCCCCGCTCATTCAGAGCAAAGCTGTTGTCAACACAGACCCAGGTACGAGGGAGCCGCCCAGGAGGCAAGGCCCCCAGGGCTTCGAAATGCTCTCTGTGCAGGCCCAGCAGGGGATAAAGGTGGGGTCCATTTTGGCCAGCCCTGCCTTCCACCCCAGGCAGCAGGCTCTGCTGCTGTGTTCCTTTTAGAAAAAGAGAGCTGGATCCCTGTCACCCTTGTGCAGCCCAGGGGACTGTGATTGAACTGCCTGCATGTAGCTGGTCTGGTTTATGTAAGGGCCTATGGAGGTATTGGGATGACTTCTCTTTGAACCCCCTGCTGGCTTCCTATTCTGACATATCTAGACATTTTAGTGCTTGTACAAATTCAaggttgtatttttttccttcttaaaaatctttccaaattTGATTCTAGGGGAAGAATTCTTCTATCACTCCTGACTGCCAGTCCTTATTTCCAAAGCATCATACCCATCCCACCCCCCCAACTTGCCCTTTAGTTAAATGATTAGTTCAGTAGGTATTTATGATGTGTTCACCATGCGCTAAGGCTGGTTGTGCTGGATGCCAGGGGTACAATGGGGAACAGACCCAGATATGGTTCCTGCCTTCAGGAAGCTCAGAGGTTAATGCAGGAAACTGGTAGTAACACAAATGTATAGTTGCAGATAGTGATAAGGAGCACAGCAGTCCGAGATGCTGAGAGAGCACATAATTGGGGCCACAGTCTGCTCTGAGGACCAGGGAATCTTCTTTCCATGCCTGTGGTCGCTCCACTATAAGACAGCTATTGGCAACATACCAGCAGGGAGCTTCCAAACTCTGAGCTTCAAAGAGTCCAGTTTGaccttgaaaacagaaacaaaggatCATGTTCCAGACTGTCAGGTGTGTATTTGGGAGAAACTAGACCCAGAGACAGAGTGTTAGGGCCAAGCTATTGCTTCTGAGGTCCCAACACTTAACTCACTGGCCACTGCTAGCTTCTCACTCTCACTGTTCCTGCTTACCTCACTtcgttatttttgttgttgttcagttgctaagtcgtgtccgactctgtgaccccatggactgcagcacgccaggctcctctgtcctccattctctcccatagtttgctcacattcatgttcaTTGTGTCACTGatggcatccaatcatctcatcctctgtcgtctctttctcctcctgccttcaatcttccccagcatcaggatcttttccactgagtcagatcttcacatcaggtggccaaaggattgaagcttcagcatcagtcctttcaatgaatattcagggttgatttcctttagatttactggtttgatttccttgctctccaagggactctcaagagtcttctccaataccacagttcaaaagtgtcagttctttggcgctcagccttctatatggtccaactctcacatccagttgaatctgtacatgactactgaaaaaaccatagctttgactatacaaatctttgtcagcaaagtgatgtctgctttttaatatgctgtctaggtttgttatctTCCCctatgaaaaaaggaaaatattcctTTGGTGAAGAGTTCTCTAAAAGGACTTCTCCATTGGGCCCTTTACCTAGCTACTGTAAcagattttaaagtataattcacTCTATAAGAAGCCAAATGCAAAAGGCTGCATATTGTATGAAtccatttataggaaatatccagaaaaggcaaattcatggagacagaaagcagaccaACAGTTTCCCAGGGCCAGGGTGAGACACAGATAGTCAGCAAATGCACTTATGATGGATATTGTACCCCTGGATTATAGTGATGTTTGCATAAATctgaaaatttactaaaaatcgcTGTAAACCTGTTGTAAAATGGGTGAATTTCTAGTCTGTATATTTTTCCTTACTAAAACTTAGAAAAATAGAATTTACTTCACAAATGTTAAGCAGAGAACCAAGTTGATAGGAGAGGGTTGTAGATGAATCTGGAAATATGCATGTGTCCACTTTTTATGTTATCATTAAAACCCAAAAAggattttaaaggaatttctgGAATACCCTTTTTCTGCCTGGAGTCATGTCATTTCGTAGCTTCGTTCTGCAGAGTGTGGCACCCATGTCTGCATGTTAAGCCATGTACCTACCCGCCTATGGGCAATCCCAGGGCTCCCCCTAAGGCATGTGCCTAAGCATCAGTGATTCCCTAGGCCTTAGCTTTGGAACCAGGACTTCTGTGCTCTGTGGAGTCCTATTATTACTCAGTTACAGTGAGGCACAGCCCCCTTGTAGTCCATATTAATATCAAACGTATCATCACAAAAAGTTTGGCATTAGGTTTTATGAGACTGTTTAAGAGCAGTGTCATAAGCACAAGAAGTTTCAGGACAGTTTCTTCGTCGCAGTACAAGTTTCAGTGCAGACAGGCCTAAGCTGTTGGAGTGGAACACTTGGGGTGGGCTGGAGTGGCAGACCCCTGTAGCCTAGACCTCTATTTTGAAAGGGCTTCAGCTTTTAGCTGGTGTTCAATGACAACTTGTGCAGAGGAGTAGGGAACCTGAATCAGACATTGATCCCAGTTGGATTCTGTCCCTGCTGGCTGGCTAAATTTGAGGTCAGGCAGAGGGATGGAGGCCAGAGGACCAGGGGATTCTGTAATGCTAGCTCTCTTGCACCTGGACTCAGTGTCCAGGCTGTGGGTTTGTCTGTCTGTGCCTTTGCTTCTTCATCAGAGACCTCCCTATTGGATACCCTTtccacctgtgtctctttctcaaCCCTCTTCCACCTCTCACCCACCCACTCTCCCTGCAGTGAGCAGATATACTCAGAAGCTGCGGCAGCAACTGGGCCGGGACTCCAAGTTCATTCTGTGCTATGCGCAGAAGGAGGAGCTGTTGTTGGAGCAGATGTACACGGACACGGTGGTGGAGCTGGTCAACTTCAACAACGAGAGCCTGGGCAGCCTGGAcagcctggcctgcctcctggaCGCATCCACAGGCGTCCTCAACGAGGAGGGTGAGACCATCTTCGTGTTTGGCGATGCAGGCATGGGCAAGTCCATGCtgctgcagcggctgcagagcCTCTGGGCAGCGGGCCagctggacccagggatcaagttcTTCTTCCACTTCCGCTGCCGCACCCTCAGCTGCTTCAAGGAGAGCGCGGCACTGTGTCTGCAGGACCTGCTTTTCAAGCATTACTGTTACCCAGAGCAGGACCCCGGGGAGGTTTTCGCCTTCCTGCTGCGCTTCCCCCACGCGGCCCTCTTCACCTTCGACGGCCTGGACGAGCTGCACTCAGACTTCGACCTGAGCAGCGAGCCCGACACCTCCTCCCCTTGGGAGCCCGCCCACCCGCTGGCCCTGCTGGCCAGTCTGctcagtgggaagctgctcaAAGGGGCGCGCAAGCTGCTCACGGCGCGCACGGGCGTCGAGGTCCCGCGACATCTCCTCTGGAAGAAGGTGCTCCTGCGCGGCTTCTCCCCCAGCCACCTGCGCGCCTACACGGGGAGGATGTTCCCTGAGCGCGCCACGCGCCAGCGCCTGCTGGATCAACTGGAGGCCAATCCCAACCTCTGCAGCCTGTGCGCGGTGCCCCTCTTCTGCTGGATCATCTTCCGGTGCTTCCAGCACTTCCACGACGCCTTTGAGAGCTCCCCGCAGCTGCCTGATCTCACGGTGACGCTGACGGACGTCTTCCTGTTGGTCACCGAGGTCCACCTGAACAGGACGCAGCCCACCAGCCTGGTGCAGCAGAACACGCGGAGCCAGACGGAGACCTTCCGCGCCGGCCGGGACACCCTGTGCTCACTCGGCCGGGTGGCTCACAGGGGCATGGAGAAGAGCCTCTTTGTCTTCAACCAGGACGAGGTGCAGGCGTCCGAGGTGCGGGAGGGGGACCTGCAACTGGGCTTCCTTCGGGCCGTGCCGGAGCTGGACCTTGGAGGGGAACAGGAGTCCTATGAGTTCTTCCACCTGACCCTCCAGGCCTTCTTCGCTGCCCTCTTTCTAGTGGTGGACGACAAGGTGGGCACTCGGGAGCTGCTAAGGTTCTTCCAGGAGTGGACTCCTCCCGGGGAGGCTGTGGCCACATCGACCTGCTAtcctccttttctccccatcCAGTGCCTGGGGGGCCACGGCCtgcatggggaagatcccttCAAGAACAAGGATCACTTTCATTTCACCAACCTCTTCCTGTGCGGGCTGTTGTCCAAAGGCAAACAGAAACTCCTGCGGCACCTGGTGCCCGCCGCTGCCCTGCGGCGAAAACGCAAGGCCCTGTGGACTCACCTGTTCGCCAGCCTGCGCTCCCACCTGAAGAACCTGCCCCGGGTTCAGTCTGGGGGCTTCAACCAGGTGCAGGCCCTGCCTACCTTCATCTGGATGTTGCGCTGCATCTACGAGACGCAGAGTGAGAAGGTGGGGCAGCTGGCGGCCAGGGGCATCTGCGCCAACTACCTCAAACTGACCTTCTGCAATGCCTGCCCGGCTGACTGCAGTGCCCTCTCCTTCGTCCTGCACCACTTCCGCAAGCGGCTGGCGCTCGACCTGGACAACAACAACCTCAACGACTTCGGCGTGCGGGAACTGCAGCCATGCTTCAGTCGCCTCACTGTCATCAGGTGATGCCACCAGGTTCAGGGAGCGGTTGGCAGGGCCGGGGCTCAGGTGACAGACCCCAGGACTAGGATCCTGGGGCTGGATTTCCTGGATTATCCTGGGACTCATGACCATGGATCTGGGAGCATCCGGACCTTCTCTGTctcagggtgaaagtgaaagtcgttcagtcctgtccaactctttgggatgccatggactatatagtccatggtattctccaggccagaatactgaagtgggtagcctttcccttctccaggggatcttcccaacccagggattgaacccaagtctcccgcattgcgggcggattctttaccaactaagccacaagggaagcccactgtctCAGAGTGGCAGAGGGTAATGAGCAAAGCTTCCAAGTTAGATGGATATGAATTGGCCCTAACTGGGTGTCCTTgagcaagttgcttaacttctttGAAGTTTCAGTGTCCTCATTCAGAAAAAGGAGTTTGTTATATCCTAGCAATTACAGTAATAACAATCAGCATTTATTGAGAATGAGTAAAGGGCATTTCAAATATTACCTGGCTTAATCCTCTCAACATCTCTGTAagagttgttgttgagtcactcagttgtgtccaactctgtgaccccatggactccagcacactaGATCTCTATTTTGGCAAATGAGGaagcagaggcacagagaagttgttcaaggtcacacatggGGGCCATCATGGAGCCAGCATCATAAAGAACCTACCTTTTGAGATTTATGTGAGGCTCCGAGATAACCCGTGAAAAGTTTCTGACacatgaaaaattttataaaggcaaaaaaagaCTGTGCTTATTAGCGTTAATTTCTACCAAAAAAGCTGGCAGCCCTGAGCAGCAAAGGATCTCAGTAAAGAATGCTGACTCTTACTTTCCTGTTTGATGGTTTAGAGGAAAGAAAAGCCAGTCAGTCTTCTTTCTTCTGTTAGCATCTTGTATTAAATACACCTTGTAAATCTCCATGGGGGTTTCAGTTCTCTACTACTTGGCTCATGCATTCCTGAAGAGCAGAAGGGATTTGGAACTGATTCCAGGTACCAGTTACACCAGCACCAGAGTGTAGATTGTGCAGGGATGGGTGGATGTAGGGAGCCCAAGCCTGTGCTGGCCTGGGAATTGGAAAGTCTGGAATCTGTTCTCTGAGCTCTCAGCCAGCAACTCTCTGTATGCAACCTCAGGCAATGTCACATTCAGTGCCTCCCCGTGCCCATTTCATAAGATGGAAATGCTGCACCAGGATGATGGTCCCATAGTTTGCCTCCAGACAGCAAAAGACAAAACAGGAAGAAATGGACCACCCTAAGGAAGCATT
Proteins encoded:
- the NOD1 gene encoding nucleotide-binding oligomerization domain-containing protein 1 isoform X7, coding for MEKQGCSEMEIVSSESHSFIKLLKVNREHLVTHIRNTQCLLDNLLQNDYFSTEDAEIVCACPTQPDKVRRILDLVQSKGEEVSEFFLYVLQQLADAYVDLRPWLSEIGFSPSPLIQSKAVVNTDPVSRYTQKLRQQLGRDSKFILCYAQKEELLLEQMYTDTVVELVNFNNESLGSLDSLACLLDASTGVLNEEGETIFVFGDAGMGKSMLLQRLQSLWAAGQLDPGIKFFFHFRCRTLSCFKESAALCLQDLLFKHYCYPEQDPGEVFAFLLRFPHAALFTFDGLDELHSDFDLSSEPDTSSPWEPAHPLALLASLLSGKLLKGARKLLTARTGVEVPRHLLWKKVLLRGFSPSHLRAYTGRMFPERATRQRLLDQLEANPNLCSLCAVPLFCWIIFRCFQHFHDAFESSPQLPDLTVTLTDVFLLVTEVHLNRTQPTSLVQQNTRSQTETFRAGRDTLCSLGRVAHRGMEKSLFVFNQDEVQASEVREGDLQLGFLRAVPELDLGGEQESYEFFHLTLQAFFAALFLVVDDKVGTRELLRFFQEWTPPGEAVATSTCYPPFLPIQCLGGHGLHGEDPFKNKDHFHFTNLFLCGLLSKGKQKLLRHLVPAAALRRKRKALWTHLFASLRSHLKNLPRVQSGGFNQVQALPTFIWMLRCIYETQSEKVGQLAARGICANYLKLTFCNACPADCSALSFVLHHFRKRLALDLDNNNLNDFGVRELQPCFSRLTVIRLSVNQITDSGVKVLYEELTKYKILTFLGLWTSADSTYSL
- the NOD1 gene encoding nucleotide-binding oligomerization domain-containing protein 1 isoform X4 is translated as MEKQGCSEMEIVSSESHSFIKLLKVNREHLVTHIRNTQCLLDNLLQNDYFSTEDAEIVCACPTQPDKVRRILDLVQSKGEEVSEFFLYVLQQLADAYVDLRPWLSEIGFSPSPLIQSKAVVNTDPVSRYTQKLRQQLGRDSKFILCYAQKEELLLEQMYTDTVVELVNFNNESLGSLDSLACLLDASTGVLNEEGETIFVFGDAGMGKSMLLQRLQSLWAAGQLDPGIKFFFHFRCRTLSCFKESAALCLQDLLFKHYCYPEQDPGEVFAFLLRFPHAALFTFDGLDELHSDFDLSSEPDTSSPWEPAHPLALLASLLSGKLLKGARKLLTARTGVEVPRHLLWKKVLLRGFSPSHLRAYTGRMFPERATRQRLLDQLEANPNLCSLCAVPLFCWIIFRCFQHFHDAFESSPQLPDLTVTLTDVFLLVTEVHLNRTQPTSLVQQNTRSQTETFRAGRDTLCSLGRVAHRGMEKSLFVFNQDEVQASEVREGDLQLGFLRAVPELDLGGEQESYEFFHLTLQAFFAALFLVVDDKVGTRELLRFFQEWTPPGEAVATSTCYPPFLPIQCLGGHGLHGEDPFKNKDHFHFTNLFLCGLLSKGKQKLLRHLVPAAALRRKRKALWTHLFASLRSHLKNLPRVQSGGFNQVQALPTFIWMLRCIYETQSEKVGQLAARGICANYLKLTFCNACPADCSALSFVLHHFRKRLALDLDNNNLNDFGVRELQPCFSRLTVIRLSVNQITDSGVKVLYEELTKYKILTFLGLYNNQITDVGARYIARILDECKGLTHLKMWGNQIGDEGAKAFAEALRNHPSLTNLSLAFNGISTEGGKSLAWALQQNASLRIFWLTKNELDDEVAESFAEMLKVNQTLKHLCHLEGDIRLRVPRLIQNQITAKGIAQLAEALQKNTGIMEICLNGNLIKPEEAKVFEDEKRIVCF
- the NOD1 gene encoding nucleotide-binding oligomerization domain-containing protein 1 isoform X2 is translated as MEKQGCSEMEIVSSESHSFIKLLKVNREHLVTHIRNTQCLLDNLLQNDYFSTEDAEIVCACPTQPDKVRRILDLVQSKGEEVSEFFLYVLQQLADAYVDLRPWLSEIGFSPSPLIQSKAVVNTDPVSRYTQKLRQQLGRDSKFILCYAQKEELLLEQMYTDTVVELVNFNNESLGSLDSLACLLDASTGVLNEEGETIFVFGDAGMGKSMLLQRLQSLWAAGQLDPGIKFFFHFRCRTLSCFKESAALCLQDLLFKHYCYPEQDPGEVFAFLLRFPHAALFTFDGLDELHSDFDLSSEPDTSSPWEPAHPLALLASLLSGKLLKGARKLLTARTGVEVPRHLLWKKVLLRGFSPSHLRAYTGRMFPERATRQRLLDQLEANPNLCSLCAVPLFCWIIFRCFQHFHDAFESSPQLPDLTVTLTDVFLLVTEVHLNRTQPTSLVQQNTRSQTETFRAGRDTLCSLGRVAHRGMEKSLFVFNQDEVQASEVREGDLQLGFLRAVPELDLGGEQESYEFFHLTLQAFFAALFLVVDDKVGTRELLRFFQEWTPPGEAVATSTCYPPFLPIQCLGGHGLHGEDPFKNKDHFHFTNLFLCGLLSKGKQKLLRHLVPAAALRRKRKALWTHLFASLRSHLKNLPRVQSGGFNQVQALPTFIWMLRCIYETQSEKVGQLAARGICANYLKLTFCNACPADCSALSFVLHHFRKRLALDLDNNNLNDFGVRELQPCFSRLTVIRLSVNQITDSGVKVLYEELTKYKILTFLGLYNNQITDVGARYIARILDECKGLTHLKLGKNKITSEGGKCLALAVKNSKSIFEVGMWGNQIGDEGAKAFAEALRNHPSLTNLSLAFNGISTEGGKSLAWALQQNASLRIFWLTKNELDDEVAESFAEMLKVNQTLKHLWCQASLSRENTARRGLETTWKEISDCVFPGLSRTRSQPRGLPSWQRHYRRTLG
- the NOD1 gene encoding nucleotide-binding oligomerization domain-containing protein 1 isoform X5 — its product is MEKQGCSEMEIVSSESHSFIKLLKVNREHLVTHIRNTQCLLDNLLQNDYFSTEDAEIVCACPTQPDKVRRILDLVQSKGEEVSEFFLYVLQQLADAYVDLRPWLSEIGFSPSPLIQSKAVVNTDPVSRYTQKLRQQLGRDSKFILCYAQKEELLLEQMYTDTVVELVNFNNESLGSLDSLACLLDASTGVLNEEGETIFVFGDAGMGKSMLLQRLQSLWAAGQLDPGIKFFFHFRCRTLSCFKESAALCLQDLLFKHYCYPEQDPGEVFAFLLRFPHAALFTFDGLDELHSDFDLSSEPDTSSPWEPAHPLALLASLLSGKLLKGARKLLTARTGVEVPRHLLWKKVLLRGFSPSHLRAYTGRMFPERATRQRLLDQLEANPNLCSLCAVPLFCWIIFRCFQHFHDAFESSPQLPDLTVTLTDVFLLVTEVHLNRTQPTSLVQQNTRSQTETFRAGRDTLCSLGRVAHRGMEKSLFVFNQDEVQASEVREGDLQLGFLRAVPELDLGGEQESYEFFHLTLQAFFAALFLVVDDKVGTRELLRFFQEWTPPGEAVATSTCYPPFLPIQCLGGHGLHGEDPFKNKDHFHFTNLFLCGLLSKGKQKLLRHLVPAAALRRKRKALWTHLFASLRSHLKNLPRVQSGGFNQVQALPTFIWMLRCIYETQSEKVGQLAARGICANYLKLTFCNACPADCSALSFVLHHFRKRLALDLDNNNLNDFGVRELQPCFSRLTVIRLSVNQITDSGVKVLYEELTKYKILTFLGLYNNQITDVGARYIARILDECKGLTHLKLGKNKITSEGGKCLALAVKNSKSIFEVGMWGNQIGDEGAKAFAEALRNHPSLTNLSLAFNGISTEGGKSLAWALQQNASLRIFWLTKNELDDEVAESFAEMLKVNQTLKHLCHLEGDIRLRVPRHF
- the NOD1 gene encoding nucleotide-binding oligomerization domain-containing protein 1 isoform X1 is translated as MEKQGCSEMEIVSSESHSFIKLLKVNREHLVTHIRNTQCLLDNLLQNDYFSTEDAEIVCACPTQPDKVRRILDLVQSKGEEVSEFFLYVLQQLADAYVDLRPWLSEIGFSPSPLIQSKAVVNTDPVSRYTQKLRQQLGRDSKFILCYAQKEELLLEQMYTDTVVELVNFNNESLGSLDSLACLLDASTGVLNEEGETIFVFGDAGMGKSMLLQRLQSLWAAGQLDPGIKFFFHFRCRTLSCFKESAALCLQDLLFKHYCYPEQDPGEVFAFLLRFPHAALFTFDGLDELHSDFDLSSEPDTSSPWEPAHPLALLASLLSGKLLKGARKLLTARTGVEVPRHLLWKKVLLRGFSPSHLRAYTGRMFPERATRQRLLDQLEANPNLCSLCAVPLFCWIIFRCFQHFHDAFESSPQLPDLTVTLTDVFLLVTEVHLNRTQPTSLVQQNTRSQTETFRAGRDTLCSLGRVAHRGMEKSLFVFNQDEVQASEVREGDLQLGFLRAVPELDLGGEQESYEFFHLTLQAFFAALFLVVDDKVGTRELLRFFQEWTPPGEAVATSTCYPPFLPIQCLGGHGLHGEDPFKNKDHFHFTNLFLCGLLSKGKQKLLRHLVPAAALRRKRKALWTHLFASLRSHLKNLPRVQSGGFNQVQALPTFIWMLRCIYETQSEKVGQLAARGICANYLKLTFCNACPADCSALSFVLHHFRKRLALDLDNNNLNDFGVRELQPCFSRLTVIRLSVNQITDSGVKVLYEELTKYKILTFLGLYNNQITDVGARYIARILDECKGLTHLKLGKNKITSEGGKCLALAVKNSKSIFEVGMWGNQIGDEGAKAFAEALRNHPSLTNLSLAFNGISTEGGKSLAWALQQNASLRIFWLTKNELDDEVAESFAEMLKVNQTLKHLCHLEGDIRLRVPRLIQNQITAKGIAQLAEALQKNTGIMEICLNGNLIKPEEAKVFEDEKRIVCF
- the NOD1 gene encoding nucleotide-binding oligomerization domain-containing protein 1 isoform X3; this encodes MEKQGCSEMEIVSSESHSFIKLLKVNREHLVTHIRNTQCLLDNLLQNDYFSTEDAEIVCACPTQPDKVRRILDLVQSKGEEVSEFFLYVLQQLADAYVDLRPWLSEIGFSPSPLIQSKAVVNTDPVSRYTQKLRQQLGRDSKFILCYAQKEELLLEQMYTDTVVELVNFNNESLGSLDSLACLLDASTGVLNEEGETIFVFGDAGMGKSMLLQRLQSLWAAGQLDPGIKFFFHFRCRTLSCFKESAALCLQDLLFKHYCYPEQDPGEVFAFLLRFPHAALFTFDGLDELHSDFDLSSEPDTSSPWEPAHPLALLASLLSGKLLKGARKLLTARTGVEVPRHLLWKKVLLRGFSPSHLRAYTGRMFPERATRQRLLDQLEANPNLCSLCAVPLFCWIIFRCFQHFHDAFESSPQLPDLTVTLTDVFLLVTEVHLNRTQPTSLVQQNTRSQTETFRAGRDTLCSLGRVAHRGMEKSLFVFNQDEVQASEVREGDLQLGFLRAVPELDLGGEQESYEFFHLTLQAFFAALFLVVDDKVGTRELLRFFQEWTPPGEAVATSTCYPPFLPIQCLGGHGLHGEDPFKNKDHFHFTNLFLCGLLSKGKQKLLRHLVPAAALRRKRKALWTHLFASLRSHLKNLPRVQSGGFNQVQALPTFIWMLRCIYETQSEKVGQLAARGICANYLKLTFCNACPADCSALSFVLHHFRKRLALDLDNNNLNDFGVRELQPCFSRLTVIRLSVNQITDSGVKVLYEELTKYKILTFLGLYNNQITDVGARYIARILDECKGLTHLKLGKNKITSEGGKCLALAVKNSKSIFEVGMWGNQIGDEGAKAFAEALRNHPSLTNLSLAFNGISTEGGKSLAWALQQNASLRIFWLTKNELDDEVAESFAEMLKVNQTLKHLWLIQNQITAKGIAQLAEALQKNTGIMEICLNGNLIKPEEAKVFEDEKRIVCF